Proteins encoded in a region of the Pelagicoccus sp. SDUM812003 genome:
- the malQ gene encoding 4-alpha-glucanotransferase: MSSSSSSWLDSRKAGVLAHVSSLPSSSGIGNMGKDARRFVDFLARAGFSYWQVCPLGPTGYGDSPYQSFSAFAGNPYFIDLEELVEVGLLKAEEILPHKTLPTSKVDYGALYHRIWDTLARAHDRFDSRSFRLPDSESFSEFIERNVYWIDDYTTFMAFKNRFDHKSWTEWPHQFRSPSAAAEQLATEWDRIEKSRHTFYQYLFFSQWGRLKRYANQRGVEIIGDMPIYVALDSADTWSRRRNFLMDKDGRLDSVAGVPPDYFSSTGQRWGNPLYDWEHLARTGYRWWIDRIRASLTLFDVLRFDHFRGFEDYWVVPADAMDASRGHWQDGPSLEFFQAIEDALPGGKYIAEDLGYINRRVFKLREATGYPGMKIMQFGFGHDDNNVNLPHFFSFNQVVYTGTHDNDTTQGWIDNLEGETRRSVFDYYDLHEHPRCDRLIDAAYGSVARLVVLPLQDILGLGSESRMNRPGTTTGNWQWRLDRTQLDELMRVHAPAYQKRHRRYHRIDDTAQRDFSAPPRSSVIPPKMSPRKARKTTPQAPVQPAV; this comes from the coding sequence ATGAGCAGTTCATCATCCAGCTGGCTCGACTCACGCAAAGCCGGAGTTCTCGCCCATGTCAGCAGCCTCCCCAGCTCAAGCGGGATCGGCAACATGGGCAAAGACGCCCGCCGCTTCGTCGACTTCCTCGCTCGAGCGGGATTCTCCTACTGGCAGGTCTGTCCCCTCGGGCCGACAGGTTACGGCGACTCCCCCTACCAGTCCTTTTCAGCCTTCGCCGGCAACCCCTACTTCATCGACCTAGAGGAGCTAGTGGAAGTCGGCTTGCTCAAAGCGGAGGAAATCCTCCCTCACAAGACGCTGCCCACGTCGAAGGTCGACTACGGCGCCCTCTACCATCGCATCTGGGATACGCTGGCCCGAGCCCACGATCGCTTCGACTCGCGAAGCTTCCGCTTGCCGGACAGCGAATCCTTCAGCGAATTCATCGAGAGAAACGTGTATTGGATCGACGATTACACGACGTTCATGGCCTTCAAGAACCGTTTCGATCACAAGTCCTGGACGGAGTGGCCGCACCAGTTCCGCAGTCCCAGCGCCGCCGCCGAACAGCTCGCCACGGAATGGGACCGGATCGAGAAGTCCCGCCACACCTTCTACCAATACCTCTTCTTCAGCCAATGGGGGCGCCTGAAACGCTACGCCAATCAGCGAGGCGTCGAAATCATCGGCGACATGCCTATCTACGTGGCACTGGACAGCGCCGACACCTGGAGCAGAAGAAGAAACTTTCTCATGGACAAGGACGGACGCCTGGACTCCGTGGCCGGCGTTCCTCCCGACTACTTTTCCTCCACCGGCCAGCGCTGGGGCAATCCGCTCTACGACTGGGAACACCTCGCTCGCACCGGCTACCGCTGGTGGATCGATCGCATTCGAGCGAGCTTGACGCTGTTCGACGTGCTGCGCTTCGACCACTTCCGCGGCTTCGAAGACTATTGGGTGGTGCCCGCCGACGCCATGGACGCGTCCCGGGGACATTGGCAGGACGGCCCTTCCCTTGAGTTCTTCCAGGCCATCGAGGACGCGCTTCCAGGCGGCAAGTACATCGCCGAAGATTTGGGCTACATCAATCGTCGCGTCTTCAAGCTCAGAGAAGCCACCGGATACCCAGGCATGAAGATCATGCAGTTCGGATTCGGCCACGATGACAACAACGTAAATCTGCCCCACTTCTTTTCCTTCAATCAAGTCGTCTACACCGGTACCCACGACAATGATACGACGCAGGGCTGGATCGACAACTTGGAGGGCGAAACGCGTCGAAGCGTTTTCGACTACTATGATCTGCACGAACACCCGCGTTGCGACCGCCTTATCGACGCCGCCTACGGTTCGGTGGCCCGTCTCGTGGTGCTGCCCCTTCAAGACATCCTAGGACTCGGATCCGAATCGCGAATGAACCGACCCGGCACCACCACGGGCAACTGGCAGTGGCGCTTGGATCGGACCCAACTAGACGAGCTGATGCGCGTGCACGCGCCTGCGTACCAAAAACGTCACCGACGCTACCATCGCATCGACGACACGGCGCAGCGCGACTTCAGCGCCCCGCCCCGCTCGTCGGTCATCCCTCCAAAAATGTCGCCTCGCAAAGCTCGCAAAACCACCCCCCAAGCTCCCGTTCAACCCGCCGTTTGA
- a CDS encoding TonB-dependent receptor: MHTRFASSKTPLAVTRSAAVLSAIGLAFSPTLFAQSKADDVFELDAFEVTGGYAGSLAAATQVKRYKPVIVEAISAEDIGKLPDTSIAESLARLPGLTSQRVNSRAQGIVIRGLTGDFSTALLNGRQQVSTSSDRSVEFDQYPAELLNGVVVYKTADATVIGQGLAGTIDMATVSPLKHGKRTVAANLFYEWSDLGKLNPEADDAGIRYSLNYIDQLDQEGKTGIAFGYVKTDQPGQGEQWNAWGYPIAETEQYGDVYILGGAKPFVRSSTLDRESFLGVLENRPSDSFHSKIDLFYSEFSETQYLRGIEIPLAWSSAEFVDGSEVVEDGLVTEGVYSNVYGVMRNDIVWRDAEVFNAGWNIKLGDESRENWLFTADLSTSQVERKDNVLETYSGFASNQNGTEDIMRFSLKGGAGAVFTPTLDYTDASQIMLASPQGWGSGAVEGGQVGFFKGPEAKDSLDQLKLSVGKNIDRGIFSSFEGGVAYTTRNKWEIEAGPDGTEGFFLALPNGATSAPLPEIIGTTSLSFIGIEGMPSYDARALYESGYYDEIPNDNPAYVSENWEIQEDITTGFVQMGISTSWGDVPVTGFLGAQVIQSEQESSGLATNGVTTFNVTDSHDYTDFVPSLSLNFAVGERSTVRFSVARQLARQEMRDMRAGSTYEFNPSLANSTDPTNSPWKANGGNPKLEPWRSNSIDLTYERYFQDGMGYWAINGFYKDLVSYTFDEPILWDFTGYSTGASDVTPAIYQGYNTVPQNGSGGSLRGLELALSLPGEKLSESLRGFGMTLSGSLTESSIQPDPGNPSQPIPGLSEQVVNGTVYYENQRGFSARLSARYRSEYRGDISTFGPRGETFRSLQPETVVDAQVSYAFQSGALEGMSLILQGYNLTDEPLFATQGDQDDRLVQDYQSWGAQYSVGVAYKF, encoded by the coding sequence ATGCACACTAGATTCGCGTCATCCAAGACACCCCTAGCTGTTACGCGAAGCGCGGCCGTTCTCAGCGCCATTGGCCTCGCTTTTTCACCAACGCTCTTCGCCCAATCCAAAGCCGACGACGTTTTCGAGCTCGACGCATTCGAGGTCACTGGCGGCTACGCTGGCAGCCTCGCCGCAGCGACGCAAGTGAAGCGCTACAAACCCGTCATTGTGGAAGCCATTTCCGCGGAGGACATCGGCAAGCTGCCTGACACCTCCATCGCCGAAAGCCTCGCCCGTCTCCCGGGCCTCACCAGCCAGCGCGTCAACAGCCGAGCTCAGGGCATTGTCATCCGCGGCCTCACTGGCGACTTCAGCACCGCTTTGTTGAACGGTCGTCAGCAGGTCAGCACCAGCAGCGATCGCTCCGTAGAGTTCGACCAATACCCCGCGGAGCTACTAAATGGCGTGGTCGTCTACAAGACCGCCGACGCCACTGTCATCGGCCAAGGTCTGGCCGGCACTATCGACATGGCCACCGTCAGCCCGCTCAAGCACGGCAAGCGCACCGTCGCCGCCAACCTATTCTACGAATGGTCCGACCTCGGAAAACTGAATCCGGAGGCCGACGACGCTGGCATCCGCTACTCCCTCAACTACATCGACCAGCTCGACCAGGAGGGCAAGACCGGCATCGCCTTCGGGTACGTGAAGACCGACCAACCCGGACAGGGAGAGCAATGGAATGCCTGGGGCTATCCTATCGCTGAAACCGAGCAATACGGAGACGTCTACATCCTAGGCGGGGCCAAGCCCTTCGTGCGCTCCAGCACCCTGGACCGCGAGAGCTTTCTCGGCGTCTTGGAAAACCGTCCATCCGATAGCTTTCACTCCAAGATCGACCTCTTCTACTCGGAGTTTTCCGAAACGCAGTACCTGCGCGGCATCGAAATCCCGCTTGCCTGGAGCTCCGCCGAGTTCGTCGATGGCTCGGAAGTGGTCGAGGACGGACTCGTCACCGAAGGCGTATACAGCAACGTTTACGGCGTCATGCGCAACGACATCGTCTGGCGCGACGCGGAAGTCTTCAACGCGGGCTGGAACATCAAGCTTGGCGACGAGTCGCGCGAAAACTGGCTCTTCACCGCCGACCTCAGCACCTCCCAGGTCGAGCGCAAGGACAACGTGCTGGAGACCTACTCCGGCTTCGCCAGCAACCAGAACGGCACCGAGGACATCATGCGCTTCTCGCTCAAAGGCGGCGCCGGCGCCGTTTTCACTCCTACGCTCGACTACACCGACGCCAGCCAGATCATGCTCGCCAGTCCCCAGGGATGGGGTTCCGGAGCGGTAGAAGGCGGCCAGGTCGGCTTCTTCAAGGGACCGGAAGCGAAGGACTCGCTCGACCAACTGAAGCTGTCAGTCGGAAAGAACATCGACCGCGGCATCTTCAGCAGCTTCGAAGGCGGCGTGGCCTACACCACCCGCAACAAGTGGGAGATCGAGGCCGGCCCGGACGGCACCGAAGGATTCTTCCTCGCCTTGCCAAACGGCGCCACCAGCGCCCCGCTGCCTGAGATCATCGGCACCACCAGCCTCAGTTTCATCGGCATCGAAGGCATGCCCAGCTACGACGCTCGGGCCCTCTACGAGAGCGGCTACTACGACGAGATCCCCAACGACAACCCCGCCTACGTCTCCGAGAACTGGGAGATCCAGGAAGACATCACCACCGGATTCGTGCAAATGGGCATCTCCACCAGCTGGGGCGACGTGCCAGTGACCGGTTTCCTCGGGGCTCAGGTCATTCAGTCCGAGCAGGAGTCCAGCGGACTCGCCACCAACGGCGTCACCACCTTCAACGTGACCGACTCCCACGACTACACCGACTTCGTGCCCAGCCTCAGCCTGAACTTCGCGGTGGGCGAGCGCAGCACAGTGCGCTTCAGCGTAGCCCGCCAGCTGGCCCGCCAGGAGATGCGCGACATGCGTGCCGGCTCCACCTACGAGTTCAATCCAAGCCTAGCCAACTCCACCGATCCCACGAACAGCCCATGGAAAGCCAATGGCGGCAATCCGAAGCTCGAGCCCTGGCGCTCCAACTCCATCGATCTGACCTACGAAAGGTACTTCCAGGACGGAATGGGATACTGGGCCATCAACGGCTTCTACAAGGACCTCGTCAGCTACACCTTCGACGAGCCAATTCTTTGGGACTTCACCGGCTACTCCACCGGAGCTTCGGATGTCACCCCGGCGATCTACCAAGGCTACAACACCGTTCCGCAAAACGGTAGCGGCGGCAGCCTGCGCGGCTTGGAGCTGGCCCTTTCTCTTCCAGGCGAAAAACTCTCCGAGAGCCTGCGCGGCTTCGGCATGACGCTCAGTGGATCGCTCACAGAAAGCTCCATTCAGCCCGACCCGGGCAACCCATCCCAGCCGATTCCCGGACTCTCCGAGCAAGTCGTTAACGGTACCGTGTACTACGAAAACCAGCGCGGCTTCTCCGCCCGCCTCAGCGCTCGCTACCGCTCCGAGTACCGCGGCGACATCTCGACCTTCGGACCTCGCGGAGAAACCTTCCGCAGCCTGCAGCCGGAAACGGTGGTCGACGCCCAAGTCAGCTACGCCTTCCAAAGCGGAGCCCTCGAAGGCATGAGCCTCATCCTTCAGGGATACAACCTCACCGACGAGCCGCTCTTCGCCACCCAAGGCGACCAGGACGACCGCCTGGTGCAAGATTACCAAAGCTGGGGCGCCCAGTACTCGGTAGGAGTCGCCTACAAGTTCTAG
- a CDS encoding glycoside hydrolase family 13 protein, whose translation MKPNLCTLLAIALLPIAAWGKIERVEPPFWWTDMPVSTLQIQIYAPNIGPFRAEIDYPGVRLTKQLSVDSRNYLFLYLEIGPETKPGTLQINLTYQDSQVKIPYELKQREDNSDRHQGFDSSDLVYLMMPDRFANGNIENDEIEGLMEGVDRSDPTKRQGGDLKGISDHLDYIDDLGMTAIWFTPTFENNSPPDYGGYHGYAATDLYQVDRRLGTNEEYKQLVDDVHQRGMKVIMDMIHNHIGLDHWWMSDLPTNDWVHDVEKYGYTNFRGPIPSDPYASQADKDRLIKGWFVPYMPDLNQRNELLADYLIQNTIWWIEYSGIDGIRMDTYLYPYPDYMARWAKEITDAYPNFNIVGEAWVETVAQEAYWQKDLPGIDDGYQSHLPSVTDFPYCFAVRNGLMEEFGWETGITRLYYLFSQDALYSDPNHNIIFLDNHDMGRIYEQLGRDEDLFKIAYQILLTSRGIPVVYYGTELMMGHEDRGGDDEAWRQTMPGGWPDDERSVFTEKGRTAKEKEILAFTHSLNHWRATCEAAQSGSFLHFAPEDGIYVYFRVLENEAIMTVVNSNDESKALTLSRFEEVLKTFSQAKRVPTSEELELKSELQIDARSALIIELNR comes from the coding sequence ATGAAACCGAATCTCTGCACCCTGCTAGCCATCGCTCTGCTTCCCATCGCAGCTTGGGGGAAGATCGAACGCGTCGAGCCGCCCTTCTGGTGGACCGACATGCCTGTATCCACTCTGCAAATTCAGATATACGCTCCCAATATTGGCCCCTTCAGGGCTGAGATCGACTACCCCGGCGTCAGACTGACCAAGCAGCTTTCGGTCGATTCGAGAAACTATCTTTTCCTCTATCTCGAGATCGGTCCAGAAACCAAGCCCGGCACGCTGCAGATCAATCTCACGTATCAAGATTCCCAGGTCAAAATCCCTTACGAGTTGAAGCAACGCGAGGACAATAGCGACCGGCATCAGGGCTTCGACTCCAGCGATCTGGTTTACTTGATGATGCCCGATCGCTTCGCTAACGGAAACATCGAAAACGACGAGATCGAAGGCCTGATGGAAGGCGTCGACCGCAGCGATCCGACCAAGCGCCAAGGAGGCGACTTGAAGGGCATAAGCGACCATCTCGACTATATCGACGACCTAGGCATGACCGCCATCTGGTTCACTCCAACCTTCGAGAACAACTCCCCTCCCGACTACGGTGGCTACCACGGCTACGCGGCCACCGATCTCTATCAAGTCGATCGACGACTCGGGACGAACGAGGAGTACAAGCAGCTCGTAGACGACGTTCATCAGCGCGGCATGAAAGTCATCATGGACATGATCCACAACCACATCGGACTGGACCACTGGTGGATGTCCGACCTTCCCACCAACGATTGGGTGCATGATGTCGAGAAATATGGATACACCAACTTCCGCGGTCCCATCCCCTCGGACCCCTACGCCTCTCAGGCCGACAAAGATCGACTGATAAAAGGCTGGTTCGTTCCCTACATGCCCGACCTCAACCAGCGCAACGAATTGCTGGCGGACTATCTGATTCAAAACACCATATGGTGGATCGAGTACAGCGGTATCGACGGCATTCGCATGGACACCTATCTGTACCCGTATCCAGACTACATGGCACGCTGGGCCAAAGAGATCACCGACGCCTATCCGAACTTCAACATCGTCGGGGAAGCCTGGGTGGAAACCGTCGCCCAGGAAGCCTATTGGCAAAAGGACCTCCCAGGCATTGACGATGGGTATCAGTCCCACCTGCCTTCGGTCACCGACTTCCCCTACTGTTTTGCGGTCCGAAATGGACTTATGGAGGAGTTCGGGTGGGAAACCGGCATCACTCGCTTGTATTATCTATTTTCACAAGACGCCCTGTATTCGGATCCCAATCACAACATCATCTTTCTGGACAACCACGACATGGGACGCATCTACGAGCAGCTCGGCAGGGACGAGGATTTGTTCAAGATAGCTTACCAAATCCTCCTCACCAGCCGAGGAATCCCTGTCGTGTACTACGGTACCGAGCTCATGATGGGCCACGAAGATCGCGGGGGCGACGATGAAGCCTGGCGTCAAACCATGCCCGGCGGCTGGCCTGACGATGAGCGAAGCGTATTCACAGAAAAAGGACGCACCGCGAAAGAGAAGGAGATACTCGCCTTCACCCATTCTCTCAACCACTGGAGAGCCACCTGCGAAGCGGCTCAAAGCGGGAGTTTCCTTCACTTCGCCCCCGAAGACGGCATCTATGTCTACTTTCGAGTTTTGGAAAACGAAGCCATCATGACCGTCGTGAACAGCAACGATGAGTCAAAAGCGCTGACGCTCTCCCGATTCGAGGAGGTGCTGAAAACGTTCAGCCAAGCAAAACGAGTTCCCACCAGCGAGGAGCTCGAACTGAAGAGCGAGCTTCAGATCGATGCGAGAAGCGCCTTGATCATCGAACTCAATCGTTAG
- a CDS encoding alpha-amylase family glycosyl hydrolase, whose amino-acid sequence MTVNRFFVSAAIACALHFLAWANPPEELGVPLFTETAPASPNWIENATIYELNVRQFSESGTFTAVEQQLDRIQDLGIDVIWLMPIHPIGAINRKGPLGSYYSVADYRGINPEFGDERSFHSLVDAIHDRGMKVIIDWVANHTAWDHPWTKSNPDFYETDSQGSFVPPHGTDWTDVIQLDFQNKELWKIMKNEMLYWVSVYDIDGFRCDYAAGVPVDFWNDATMALREAKPDVYLLAEAESPELNVESFHSSYAWPMHHVFNSIARGEEPASKILDQLNRQTIYFPHDTHLLNFVTNHDENSWNGTTAERMGPAKRAFEVLMFTLPGVPLIYNGQEAGLSKRLEFFERDPIDWSDLSESAFYKSLTTLKETVPAMRSDAAFQRIPTTADEHIFAFRRTYGQSEVIVIANLTDRPVAFFSASNSLHGIFQSFDSESVVTLSNPASLQLDAWQFKIFTR is encoded by the coding sequence ATGACGGTCAATCGCTTCTTCGTCTCAGCAGCTATCGCGTGCGCTTTACACTTCCTCGCTTGGGCAAATCCGCCCGAAGAGCTTGGCGTTCCGCTTTTCACTGAAACCGCTCCCGCCTCTCCCAACTGGATCGAAAACGCCACCATCTACGAACTGAATGTGAGGCAATTCTCCGAATCGGGAACTTTCACGGCCGTGGAACAGCAGCTTGATCGTATCCAAGATCTGGGCATCGACGTCATTTGGCTGATGCCGATCCACCCGATCGGGGCCATCAATCGCAAAGGCCCGCTGGGCAGCTACTACTCGGTGGCCGACTATCGAGGCATCAATCCAGAGTTTGGAGACGAGCGGAGCTTTCATTCGCTGGTCGATGCCATTCACGATCGGGGGATGAAGGTCATCATCGATTGGGTAGCCAATCACACCGCTTGGGACCATCCATGGACGAAAAGCAATCCAGACTTCTACGAAACGGATTCCCAAGGCAGCTTCGTGCCGCCTCATGGCACGGATTGGACCGATGTCATTCAGCTCGATTTTCAAAACAAGGAGCTTTGGAAGATCATGAAAAACGAGATGCTGTACTGGGTAAGTGTATACGATATCGACGGCTTTCGGTGCGACTATGCGGCGGGAGTACCGGTCGATTTCTGGAACGATGCCACCATGGCTCTCCGCGAAGCCAAGCCTGATGTCTATCTTCTGGCTGAAGCAGAATCGCCCGAGCTCAACGTGGAGAGCTTCCACTCTTCCTACGCTTGGCCCATGCACCATGTGTTTAACAGCATCGCCCGCGGCGAGGAGCCAGCTTCGAAGATCCTCGATCAGCTCAATCGGCAAACCATCTACTTCCCGCACGACACTCACCTGCTAAACTTCGTTACCAACCATGACGAAAACAGCTGGAACGGCACGACGGCCGAACGCATGGGCCCAGCGAAACGAGCCTTCGAAGTCCTCATGTTCACCCTTCCGGGCGTTCCGCTTATCTACAATGGACAAGAGGCCGGGCTATCGAAGCGTCTGGAATTCTTCGAACGCGATCCGATCGATTGGTCCGACTTGTCAGAGTCGGCCTTCTACAAGAGCCTGACCACTCTCAAGGAAACCGTTCCCGCTATGCGAAGCGACGCAGCTTTCCAGCGCATTCCAACTACGGCTGATGAACACATCTTCGCCTTCCGCCGCACCTACGGGCAAAGCGAAGTCATCGTGATTGCGAATCTCACCGACCGACCGGTTGCGTTTTTCTCGGCAAGCAATAGTTTGCACGGAATCTTCCAGAGCTTCGACTCCGAAAGCGTTGTCACGCTTTCAAACCCCGCCTCGCTCCAGCTCGACGCCTGGCAGTTCAAGATTTTCACTCGTTAA
- a CDS encoding NAD(P)/FAD-dependent oxidoreductase gives MNPEVEYDVIVVGAGLAGLAASIEIARAGKRLLTLEASDRVGGRLRTDQHEGFLLDRGFQVLLTDYSECRDLLDYDKLDLGTFAPGAHLWNGSQLETVADPIRQPELAFSSLASSAGSLGDKLRIGKLNLRLARQADDAIYQSPERSSLELLQQRDFSETMIERFLKPFFCGIFLEPDLASSGRMFDFVFKSFGRGHAALPANGMRAIPQQLADSLPAGCLRLNSPVEAIRENGVTLSDGSSLRSKAVVVATDMDEASRLGNDDSLKRPWNSARCSYFAADHSPLRRPMIALNASGKGLIQNLCVPSDISPSYAPDGKALICVSTNSIHEAEPDSLKSEMVQWFGETAQSFTFLRSYHIPRALPRQRPGDLPFETAALRHQSGVWLCGDYRFSSSIQGALRSGRKVAREILAW, from the coding sequence ATGAACCCAGAAGTTGAATACGACGTCATTGTTGTAGGCGCTGGCCTAGCGGGCCTCGCTGCATCGATCGAGATAGCCAGAGCCGGCAAGCGCCTGCTCACGCTCGAAGCGAGCGATCGGGTGGGCGGCCGCCTTCGTACCGATCAGCACGAAGGCTTTCTGCTCGATCGCGGCTTCCAGGTGCTGCTGACCGACTATTCGGAATGCCGCGACCTGCTCGACTACGACAAGCTCGACCTAGGAACCTTCGCCCCTGGGGCGCACCTATGGAACGGATCCCAGTTGGAGACAGTGGCCGATCCAATCCGTCAACCGGAGCTCGCCTTTAGCTCGCTTGCCAGCTCCGCTGGCTCTCTCGGGGACAAGCTGCGCATCGGGAAGCTCAACCTCCGCCTTGCTCGGCAAGCGGATGACGCGATTTACCAATCGCCAGAGCGCTCCAGCCTGGAGCTGCTACAGCAGCGAGACTTCTCCGAAACGATGATCGAGCGCTTTCTCAAGCCGTTCTTCTGCGGCATCTTCCTCGAGCCCGACCTAGCGAGCTCCGGACGCATGTTCGATTTCGTATTCAAAAGCTTCGGACGGGGCCACGCCGCTTTGCCTGCTAACGGCATGCGAGCCATCCCACAGCAGCTCGCCGACTCACTGCCCGCTGGCTGCTTGCGACTGAACTCTCCAGTGGAAGCGATACGAGAGAATGGCGTGACCCTTAGCGACGGAAGCAGCCTGCGATCAAAAGCGGTCGTGGTCGCCACCGACATGGACGAAGCAAGCCGTCTCGGCAACGACGACTCACTTAAACGCCCCTGGAATAGCGCCCGCTGCAGCTACTTCGCCGCAGACCATTCGCCGCTAAGGCGTCCCATGATCGCGCTGAACGCCTCCGGCAAGGGGCTGATCCAAAACCTCTGCGTGCCGAGCGACATTTCTCCATCCTACGCCCCCGACGGCAAGGCTCTGATCTGCGTTTCCACCAACTCGATACACGAAGCGGAACCGGACTCCTTGAAATCTGAAATGGTCCAATGGTTTGGCGAAACAGCCCAGTCATTCACCTTCCTTCGCTCCTACCACATTCCCAGAGCGCTTCCCCGTCAGCGCCCGGGCGACCTTCCGTTCGAAACCGCTGCCCTCCGCCACCAAAGCGGCGTATGGCTATGCGGCGACTATCGATTCTCCAGTTCGATCCAGGGTGCGCTACGCTCCGGACGCAAAGTTGCTCGCGAGATACTTGCCTGGTAG
- a CDS encoding DUF2256 domain-containing protein gives MKKSLLPSKRCPVCEREFVWRRKWAEAWEQVKYCSDRCRRRRKLGRNPTESTYEPRS, from the coding sequence ATGAAAAAGTCGCTACTGCCAAGCAAGCGCTGTCCAGTCTGCGAACGGGAGTTCGTATGGCGACGAAAGTGGGCCGAAGCATGGGAGCAGGTGAAGTATTGCTCCGATCGCTGCCGCCGCAGACGGAAACTAGGCCGCAACCCAACCGAATCGACCTATGAACCCAGAAGTTGA
- a CDS encoding FAD-binding domain-containing protein: protein MIAAELERLKQFNPSREAGLLKLKRFIPLAGSTYRARRNYDLGPADRSNVSTLSPYLRNRLLSEWEVSQAILGRHSYRSAETFIQEVFWRTYWKGYLENHPDLWEQYREQLPRLGEQYKGNPDYAAALAGNTGISCFDFWIRELYETGYLHNHARMWFASIWIFTLGLPWQLGADLFFRHLLDGDPASNTLSWRWVAGLHTKGKTYLARPSNIDRYTESRFSPVENLATRATPPEPFHPAALQLVEPLLQPDEPRFATAGLLLLDEDLGGSVSRIPRSKAILALYPKSIYAAYGIADTVKTFRSHSLNDQIERLRDANLAPVERSETTTARYIIAWAKQHKLATIVLRQPQTGPWGDWWKENRPLLEAEGYQIETYREWWENELYPYATGGFFTMKKQLPRLLESTSSLRA, encoded by the coding sequence ATGATAGCAGCGGAGCTCGAACGCTTAAAACAATTCAATCCCTCGAGAGAGGCGGGTCTGCTCAAGCTGAAGCGCTTCATACCTCTTGCCGGCTCGACCTACCGCGCTCGGCGAAACTACGATCTCGGTCCGGCCGATCGCAGCAACGTCTCCACGCTCTCGCCCTACCTGCGCAACCGGCTCCTGAGCGAATGGGAGGTCTCGCAAGCCATCCTCGGGCGCCATAGCTACCGCAGCGCCGAAACGTTCATCCAAGAGGTTTTCTGGCGAACCTACTGGAAGGGCTATCTGGAGAACCATCCCGACCTGTGGGAGCAGTATCGCGAGCAGCTCCCACGTCTAGGTGAGCAATACAAGGGCAACCCCGACTACGCAGCCGCCCTAGCAGGCAACACCGGAATATCCTGCTTCGATTTCTGGATACGCGAACTCTACGAAACGGGCTACCTGCACAACCACGCTCGCATGTGGTTCGCCAGCATCTGGATTTTCACTCTCGGTCTGCCTTGGCAGCTCGGAGCGGACCTCTTTTTCCGGCATCTGCTCGATGGGGATCCCGCCTCCAACACCCTCTCGTGGAGGTGGGTAGCTGGGCTGCACACAAAAGGAAAAACCTACCTGGCGCGACCCAGCAACATCGATCGCTATACCGAATCCCGCTTCAGTCCAGTCGAGAATCTGGCGACTCGGGCAACGCCGCCAGAACCGTTTCACCCCGCTGCGCTGCAGCTTGTCGAGCCGCTACTGCAGCCGGACGAACCTCGATTCGCGACTGCCGGTCTTTTGCTGCTGGATGAAGACCTCGGCGGCTCCGTTAGCCGGATCCCCCGCAGCAAGGCCATTCTCGCCCTGTATCCGAAATCCATTTACGCCGCCTACGGAATCGCCGATACCGTGAAAACGTTTCGAAGCCATTCGCTGAACGATCAGATCGAGAGGCTACGCGATGCGAATCTCGCCCCGGTGGAACGTAGCGAAACAACAACCGCTCGGTACATCATCGCATGGGCGAAACAGCACAAGCTGGCGACCATCGTACTCCGGCAGCCGCAGACGGGGCCTTGGGGCGATTGGTGGAAGGAAAATCGCCCTCTGCTTGAAGCTGAAGGCTACCAGATCGAAACCTACAGGGAGTGGTGGGAAAACGAGCTCTACCCCTATGCCACCGGGGGATTCTTCACCATGAAAAAACAGCTTCCTCGATTGCTGGAATCGACATCCAGCCTTAGAGCATGA